The following are encoded together in the Leptospira langatensis genome:
- a CDS encoding PROCN domain protein: MDLPTPSEIHSLRIGNSRGFWRWVLLFTGVILAFIAWEGIESSQSSQSFRERKKSADSKVRILREIGSSFSAPELKKDLQKIETYSAELHSASKVGSAEEKTQALLVLEKTLPESLKRWSEFAEGSSDRLLQHVAKESRFLKMESEDRHPLTAKEEERANDYFRMAKEEWLAGNKFKRDGNHLYALVLYKRSLKYSLSSLKVSKLPYPEEYSQAAARLLGK; the protein is encoded by the coding sequence ATGGATCTTCCCACTCCGTCAGAGATCCATTCTCTTAGAATAGGGAATAGCAGAGGCTTCTGGAGATGGGTACTTCTATTTACGGGAGTAATTCTAGCATTTATAGCATGGGAAGGAATTGAATCCTCTCAGTCTTCTCAAAGTTTTAGAGAAAGAAAGAAGTCCGCAGATTCCAAGGTCCGCATTCTCAGAGAGATTGGGAGTTCCTTCTCCGCACCGGAACTGAAAAAGGATCTGCAAAAGATAGAGACATACTCCGCCGAATTGCATTCCGCATCTAAGGTGGGAAGCGCCGAGGAAAAAACGCAAGCACTTCTGGTCCTGGAAAAAACCTTACCCGAAAGCTTAAAACGTTGGTCCGAGTTTGCGGAAGGATCTTCCGACAGACTATTGCAGCATGTCGCCAAGGAATCCCGCTTCTTGAAGATGGAATCCGAAGACAGGCATCCTCTTACCGCAAAGGAAGAAGAAAGAGCGAACGATTATTTTCGCATGGCAAAAGAGGAATGGTTGGCCGGGAATAAGTTCAAAAGAGACGGCAATCATCTCTACGCTTTGGTATTATATAAGAGATCTTTAAAATACTCCTTGTCCAGTCTCAAGGTTTCCAAGTTGCCTTATCCGGAAGAATATTCCCAAGCGGCAGCTCGCTTACTCGGTAAGTAG
- a CDS encoding PAS domain-containing protein, which produces MRIEVLYKFFLYTPASHLPVWEEGSGLLGLLPKERVLMELADLSSAEREFSKIPEEFLIREIPETVLGYFQKQRTIPVVSVSGEKFEDWDKPRFLAELSRSSWMAKETQKPEPSPEKTEEDKAKQSQWFMEVLLQNFPDGLLATDLDGHTVFYNESFEKEILVRKWFRDSILQAEKLLKEMSKDLLGNYLKTHELRLEEGRLSVQTFIPELDSLIRVSILKQKGKPLGYLYHFSPASAKLNSQDGEGMEFPSVTEAFNQKLPLETVLKEVEGSYIYHTLKRNQENVSHAALDLGVPRTTLQNRIKFLDLTAKFKLNKDQPIPRKKTGKPAPPKKPAPVPAKPVVSEKPKAASKKKQSSPKKKSPSKKRTKQK; this is translated from the coding sequence ATGAGAATCGAAGTTTTATATAAATTCTTCCTATACACTCCTGCCAGTCATCTACCCGTCTGGGAAGAAGGAAGCGGATTATTGGGACTTCTTCCGAAAGAAAGAGTCTTGATGGAACTCGCCGACTTAAGTTCCGCCGAAAGAGAATTTAGCAAGATCCCCGAAGAATTCCTGATCCGAGAAATTCCGGAAACAGTACTCGGCTACTTCCAAAAGCAAAGAACCATTCCTGTAGTCAGTGTTTCGGGAGAAAAGTTCGAGGATTGGGACAAGCCCAGGTTCCTCGCAGAACTTAGCAGATCCTCCTGGATGGCGAAGGAAACGCAGAAGCCGGAACCTTCTCCGGAAAAAACCGAAGAAGATAAAGCAAAGCAAAGCCAGTGGTTTATGGAAGTGCTTCTGCAAAACTTTCCGGACGGACTCTTGGCCACGGATCTGGACGGGCATACCGTATTTTATAACGAAAGCTTTGAAAAAGAGATCCTGGTCCGCAAATGGTTCAGAGACAGCATCCTACAAGCGGAGAAGCTTCTGAAAGAAATGTCCAAGGATCTATTGGGCAATTATCTCAAGACCCATGAGCTCCGGTTGGAAGAAGGAAGACTTTCCGTTCAGACCTTTATTCCCGAATTGGATTCTTTGATCCGAGTTTCCATCCTGAAGCAAAAAGGAAAGCCTCTCGGTTACTTATATCACTTCTCTCCTGCTTCCGCCAAACTGAATAGCCAAGACGGAGAGGGGATGGAATTCCCATCGGTAACGGAAGCATTCAATCAAAAACTTCCCCTTGAAACAGTACTTAAGGAAGTAGAAGGAAGTTATATCTACCATACTCTCAAGAGAAACCAGGAAAATGTGTCTCATGCTGCCTTGGATCTGGGGGTGCCTCGGACTACGCTGCAGAATCGGATCAAGTTCTTGGATCTTACCGCTAAGTTTAAATTGAACAAGGACCAGCCCATTCCAAGAAAGAAGACGGGCAAACCGGCTCCTCCTAAGAAACCGGCGCCTGTCCCGGCAAAACCAGTGGTCTCGGAAAAGCCTAAGGCTGCTTCTAAGAAAAAACAGAGTAGTCCTAAGAAGAAATCCCCGTCTAAAAAAAGGACAAAGCAAAAATAA
- the rho gene encoding transcription termination factor Rho, whose amino-acid sequence MANPRRDSKPRNNYQNGTNDVQNDNNEEEPNLPEDDPETAEIRSRKRRRGSYDGPTPAPIDLVALKKTSIAELIEVAKNLGVENTGGLKKQNLIFAILQAQAEREGQVHAAGVMERLPDGYGFLRSPDYNYVPGPDDIYVSPSQIKLFGLRTGDTVEGQIRPPKESERFFAMLRVETVNGYTPDVASKRALFDNLTPLYPNERLRMEHDPSQLDTRIVDLMCPIGKGQRALIVAPPRTGKTILMQNVANAITSNHPEVTLIVLLIDERPEEVTDMARNVRGEVVSSTFDEPATRHVQVAEMVIEKAKRLVEHGRDVVILLDSITRLARAYNQVIPTSGKILSGGVDSNALHKPKRFFGAARNIEEGGSLTIIATALVDTGSKMDEVIFEEFKGTGNMEIHLDRKLSDKRIFPAIDINKSGTRKEELLLPKETLQKVFVLRKVLSPMSITESMELLLEKMRQSKTNEAFLGSMNAQ is encoded by the coding sequence ATGGCCAATCCAAGACGAGACTCCAAGCCCAGAAACAACTACCAAAACGGTACGAACGACGTGCAAAACGATAATAACGAAGAAGAACCGAACTTACCGGAAGACGATCCGGAAACTGCGGAGATCCGTTCTCGCAAAAGACGTCGTGGTTCCTACGATGGACCAACCCCTGCTCCAATCGACCTAGTCGCTCTCAAAAAAACATCCATCGCTGAACTCATAGAAGTAGCAAAGAATCTCGGAGTGGAAAACACCGGGGGGCTTAAAAAGCAAAACCTGATCTTTGCCATCCTACAAGCGCAAGCCGAAAGAGAAGGCCAAGTGCATGCCGCAGGGGTCATGGAAAGACTTCCGGATGGATATGGTTTCTTACGTTCTCCGGATTATAACTATGTTCCGGGTCCGGACGATATTTATGTATCTCCTTCTCAGATCAAACTCTTCGGTCTTCGTACCGGGGATACCGTTGAGGGACAGATCCGTCCTCCGAAAGAATCCGAAAGATTCTTTGCGATGCTTCGGGTGGAAACAGTTAACGGATATACTCCTGACGTAGCCAGCAAACGCGCATTATTCGACAACCTTACCCCTCTCTATCCGAACGAGAGATTGAGAATGGAGCATGATCCTTCTCAGTTGGACACAAGGATCGTGGATCTAATGTGTCCGATCGGAAAAGGGCAGAGGGCTTTGATCGTCGCTCCTCCTAGAACTGGTAAGACCATTCTTATGCAGAATGTGGCGAATGCGATCACTAGCAACCATCCTGAGGTCACTCTGATCGTTCTTCTCATTGACGAGCGTCCGGAAGAAGTAACCGATATGGCCCGCAATGTTCGAGGAGAAGTCGTAAGTTCCACATTCGACGAGCCTGCTACCCGCCACGTTCAGGTTGCCGAAATGGTGATCGAAAAGGCGAAACGTCTTGTGGAACACGGAAGAGATGTGGTCATTCTACTCGACTCCATCACCCGTTTGGCCCGCGCCTATAACCAGGTCATTCCTACTTCCGGAAAGATCCTCTCTGGTGGTGTGGACTCTAACGCACTTCACAAACCGAAACGATTCTTCGGTGCCGCTCGAAATATCGAAGAAGGCGGATCCTTGACCATTATCGCTACCGCTCTTGTGGACACCGGTTCCAAAATGGACGAGGTGATCTTTGAGGAGTTCAAAGGTACTGGTAATATGGAGATCCACTTGGATCGTAAGTTGTCCGACAAGCGGATCTTCCCGGCAATCGACATCAATAAGTCAGGGACCAGAAAAGAGGAGCTTCTTCTTCCGAAAGAAACCCTCCAGAAGGTCTTTGTGCTCCGAAAAGTGCTTTCTCCCATGAGCATCACAGAAAGCATGGAATTATTACTTGAGAAGATGAGGCAGTCTAAGACTAACGAGGCCTTCTTAGGTAGCATGAACGCCCAGTAA
- the rpmE gene encoding 50S ribosomal protein L31: MKTDIHPKYADAKIRCACGAVYETRTTVGDIHVEICSNCHPYFTGKSKILDTTGRVDKFKKKYKIS; the protein is encoded by the coding sequence ATGAAAACAGACATCCATCCTAAATACGCTGACGCCAAAATTCGCTGCGCTTGCGGAGCGGTTTACGAGACTCGCACTACTGTAGGAGATATCCACGTAGAGATCTGCTCGAACTGCCATCCATACTTTACTGGAAAATCCAAAATTCTGGATACTACCGGTCGAGTAGACAAGTTCAAGAAAAAATACAAAATCTCCTAA
- a CDS encoding pentapeptide repeat-containing protein — protein sequence MAVMDFNRYKEINDQRLNYREMEDATVVSNYRNVGCGDGYRIYLKIDEHRMVTDASYTTTGCGFGIVALAMATEIAKGRSIDELKNITPEDVEKQFEFPERRKNYPESAVAALHQAIRDFENGDGVPKERRITASKAKEILAETGSLKGQDLSSIILEKEDLHGVDFSGANLNNAFLTNCNFAGANFEGARLRGAFLNGADLTGANFKGTDLRWAKLAGAKIEGADFTDAVYDIGTRVDQRQIHIFSSMKKEGKDIYMEKHEAG from the coding sequence ATGGCAGTAATGGATTTCAATCGATACAAAGAGATTAACGACCAGAGATTGAACTATAGAGAGATGGAAGACGCTACCGTAGTCTCCAATTACCGAAATGTTGGCTGCGGGGATGGATACCGCATCTATCTCAAGATCGACGAACATAGAATGGTGACCGATGCGAGTTATACTACCACCGGCTGCGGATTCGGTATAGTCGCACTTGCTATGGCGACCGAGATCGCCAAAGGGAGATCCATAGATGAATTGAAGAACATCACTCCGGAAGATGTGGAGAAACAATTCGAGTTCCCTGAGAGAAGAAAGAATTATCCGGAGTCAGCAGTGGCAGCGCTTCACCAAGCGATCCGAGACTTTGAGAACGGAGATGGAGTTCCCAAGGAAAGAAGGATCACTGCTTCTAAGGCAAAGGAGATCCTTGCCGAAACAGGAAGCCTGAAAGGCCAGGATCTATCTTCTATCATATTAGAAAAAGAAGATCTACATGGAGTGGATTTCTCAGGTGCAAATCTGAATAACGCATTTCTTACCAATTGTAATTTTGCTGGAGCTAATTTCGAGGGAGCTCGTTTGCGTGGAGCCTTCTTGAATGGAGCCGATCTGACCGGTGCGAATTTCAAGGGAACAGATCTACGCTGGGCAAAACTTGCAGGTGCCAAGATCGAAGGCGCCGATTTCACCGATGCAGTCTATGATATCGGGACCAGAGTGGACCAAAGACAAATTCATATTTTCTCTTCCATGAAGAAGGAAGGAAAAGATATCTATATGGAGAAACATGAAGCCGGGTGA
- a CDS encoding esterase/lipase family protein: MKFLFFCVPFFLQCGTYSTFTYSQYDQVRATRLNAVSSKGLSLITTSFLRSNDLYDKYVEMPRVVIYDLDNRLVAEKSRDLSYYLAELCYHTGSTLDMDDPMFARMYASSLVYSYTYLFDKKAIPGPDPFSMQFRFALETYNRSLAQLVRFAKKNRKLANLTDLSLPLMRGALTMTGAEVETTWTPKNFLEVEVAYDYKIEGFSNQINKFGIGTPLILIRKHPERESPERKKYEFVGGVGQAYPGTAFVSLEDSYLENRNLHLKAKIHLFDPVYRDRIKFAGLDLPMESDTTTPLAYMLSGAEKRDGFFAKFDGEAALDRQGLYLIYPYKKDKIPVVFVHGLASSPFIWFPMINEFLADPKIKEKYQFWVYWYPTGNPVTISAADFRDTLRDLRKTYDPKGEDVSFDKMVLVGHSMGGLLSKLMVTHTKKEDWMQAAHIPLSRYESLNHETKEDIKRVFEFKPLPFVKRVIFVATPHRGSNLAEGILGSIARILFVLPKSALSNIGKAYKFLTLNSNEDSIVPENYGVDDLVPNSLFTQVTGNLKPEVDFHSIIGNSRFRNLEWINDSVVSYDSSHLEGAKSELLVDSDHSVQDHMPTILEIKRILLEHIHVFEN, translated from the coding sequence ATAAAATTTCTGTTCTTCTGTGTTCCTTTTTTTCTACAATGTGGGACTTACTCCACGTTCACATATTCTCAATATGATCAAGTTCGAGCTACGAGGTTGAACGCCGTCTCCTCCAAGGGCTTGAGCCTGATCACGACTAGCTTTTTAAGGAGCAACGATCTTTACGACAAATATGTAGAGATGCCTAGAGTGGTGATCTACGATCTGGACAATCGTTTGGTTGCCGAGAAGAGTAGAGACCTTTCTTACTACCTCGCCGAGTTATGCTATCATACGGGAAGTACTCTCGATATGGACGATCCTATGTTTGCAAGGATGTATGCTTCTTCTCTGGTATATTCCTATACATATCTATTCGATAAGAAAGCGATCCCGGGACCGGATCCGTTTTCCATGCAATTTAGATTCGCCTTGGAAACCTATAACCGCTCTTTGGCCCAGCTAGTGCGATTTGCAAAGAAGAACCGAAAGCTTGCAAATCTGACCGATCTGAGCCTTCCGCTGATGAGGGGCGCCTTAACCATGACAGGTGCGGAGGTGGAGACGACTTGGACCCCTAAGAATTTTCTGGAAGTCGAAGTCGCTTATGATTATAAGATCGAAGGCTTTTCCAATCAGATCAATAAGTTCGGAATAGGCACCCCTCTTATCCTCATCCGAAAACATCCGGAAAGGGAATCTCCGGAAAGAAAGAAATACGAATTCGTAGGAGGAGTAGGGCAGGCCTATCCTGGAACGGCGTTCGTAAGTTTAGAAGATTCTTATTTAGAAAATCGTAATTTGCATTTAAAGGCTAAGATCCATCTTTTTGACCCTGTATACCGGGATCGGATCAAATTTGCGGGACTGGATCTCCCTATGGAAAGCGACACTACCACGCCATTGGCGTACATGCTGTCCGGAGCGGAAAAGAGAGACGGATTCTTTGCTAAATTCGACGGAGAAGCCGCCTTGGATAGACAGGGATTGTACCTGATCTATCCTTATAAGAAAGATAAGATCCCTGTCGTATTCGTACACGGACTGGCTTCTTCTCCATTTATTTGGTTCCCAATGATCAACGAGTTTTTGGCGGATCCTAAGATCAAGGAGAAGTATCAGTTTTGGGTTTATTGGTATCCTACTGGAAATCCGGTTACGATCTCTGCGGCGGATTTTCGGGACACATTGAGGGATCTGAGAAAGACGTACGATCCTAAGGGAGAGGACGTTTCCTTCGATAAAATGGTATTAGTCGGACATAGCATGGGCGGACTGCTTTCCAAATTAATGGTGACTCATACTAAAAAAGAAGATTGGATGCAAGCCGCTCACATCCCTCTTTCTCGCTATGAGTCCTTAAATCATGAAACTAAAGAAGATATAAAGAGAGTATTTGAATTTAAACCTCTTCCTTTTGTGAAGAGGGTGATCTTTGTTGCGACTCCTCATCGGGGTTCCAATTTGGCGGAAGGGATTTTGGGATCTATTGCAAGGATATTATTCGTTTTGCCCAAGAGTGCGCTCTCTAATATCGGAAAGGCATATAAGTTCCTGACCCTAAATTCGAATGAGGATTCTATCGTGCCAGAGAACTACGGTGTAGACGATCTGGTACCGAACAGCCTTTTCACCCAAGTGACTGGAAATCTGAAACCGGAAGTGGATTTTCATTCCATCATAGGGAATTCAAGGTTTAGAAATTTAGAATGGATTAACGATTCGGTGGTTTCCTATGACAGCTCTCATTTAGAGGGAGCTAAGTCGGAACTTTTAGTGGATTCGGATCATTCCGTGCAAGATCATATGCCTACGATCTTAGAGATAAAGAGGATCCTCTTAGAACATATACACGTTTTCGAAAATTAA
- a CDS encoding TetR family transcriptional regulator, producing MDKKRARKPEEKEIRKQSIVTALRNILLKRKYPLPSTQEIAEAAGVTKGVIYFYFKTREEIFLTLHLQETDIFFQSLAVLLEDGQYSLPKLKETIVEQFCSNHVFMFLGLIIPGILESNVDHDFLYDFKLRISEGIDELARAWLAKEADLTIVDSRKFILRFYFLALMLWQHHNPPEAIQTAFRNKNLWLLEGDLKQALSESFDWLWKGMKSA from the coding sequence GTGGATAAAAAAAGAGCGAGAAAGCCCGAAGAGAAAGAGATCCGTAAGCAGTCCATAGTGACTGCTTTACGGAATATACTTTTAAAGCGGAAATATCCTCTTCCGAGCACCCAAGAGATCGCAGAGGCCGCCGGAGTCACCAAGGGAGTCATCTACTTTTACTTCAAAACGAGAGAAGAGATATTCCTAACCCTTCATTTGCAAGAAACGGATATTTTTTTCCAATCACTCGCTGTACTCTTAGAGGACGGCCAATATTCCCTTCCTAAACTCAAGGAAACTATCGTAGAGCAATTCTGCTCGAACCACGTATTCATGTTCCTAGGATTGATCATACCTGGGATCTTGGAAAGCAATGTAGACCACGACTTTTTATATGATTTCAAACTCAGGATCTCCGAAGGAATAGACGAACTAGCAAGAGCTTGGTTAGCCAAGGAAGCAGATCTGACAATCGTCGATTCCCGAAAATTCATATTACGTTTTTATTTTTTAGCGCTTATGCTTTGGCAGCATCATAATCCCCCGGAAGCGATCCAAACCGCCTTTCGGAACAAGAATCTCTGGCTATTAGAGGGAGATCTGAAACAGGCGCTTTCAGAATCCTTCGATTGGCTCTGGAAAGGGATGAAGAGCGCTTAG
- a CDS encoding NAD-dependent epimerase/dehydratase family protein produces the protein MKKVLVTGANGHLGYSLVKLLKERGYDVTAAVRNANDSGKTKQLQKLGVKLVSAELSDRESLRKALAGQDGLFQVAAAFNLTAKDPQKEVLEPNIQGTRNVMEEAHNAGIKKIVYTSSIAAVGTIAEGEAPLNESSWNDSAKEPYAISKTLSEKLAWELAEQLGLNLVTILPGTIVGPQFAQPTSSLKLIQDILKGQLPFAPKMTFSYVDVRDVAMAHLQAYENPQAKGRYIATGETLSVSQVCKLVKEIHPKAKTTGKELPSFVVRAMPYLDAIKHALTGLDRQINSAIVQDYLQRRQEYNSDRLTKEFQWKPMPIKKSLQETVDWMLSSSV, from the coding sequence ATGAAGAAGGTTTTAGTTACTGGAGCAAATGGTCACCTTGGCTACTCGCTTGTGAAACTCTTAAAGGAAAGAGGCTACGATGTTACCGCAGCGGTCCGAAACGCAAACGATAGCGGGAAAACGAAACAATTGCAGAAGCTCGGAGTCAAGCTTGTCTCCGCAGAACTAAGCGATAGAGAATCCTTGAGAAAGGCTCTTGCCGGACAGGACGGATTGTTCCAAGTAGCCGCGGCATTCAATCTAACCGCAAAGGACCCGCAGAAAGAAGTGTTGGAGCCAAATATCCAAGGCACCCGAAACGTAATGGAAGAAGCACATAACGCAGGAATTAAGAAGATCGTTTATACTTCTAGCATCGCAGCAGTCGGAACCATTGCCGAAGGAGAGGCTCCCCTAAACGAATCTTCTTGGAATGATAGCGCGAAAGAACCATATGCAATTTCCAAGACCCTATCCGAAAAATTGGCCTGGGAATTAGCGGAACAACTAGGATTGAATCTAGTGACCATTTTACCGGGAACCATCGTAGGGCCGCAGTTTGCTCAACCTACATCCTCTCTGAAGTTGATCCAAGACATTCTAAAAGGCCAACTACCATTTGCCCCTAAAATGACCTTCTCCTATGTGGACGTAAGGGACGTAGCAATGGCACATTTGCAGGCATACGAAAACCCACAGGCAAAAGGAAGATATATCGCAACAGGAGAAACTCTTTCCGTGTCCCAAGTATGCAAATTAGTAAAAGAGATCCACCCGAAGGCGAAAACTACCGGCAAAGAACTTCCTTCCTTCGTCGTGAGAGCGATGCCTTATCTGGACGCGATCAAACACGCGCTTACCGGATTAGATCGTCAGATCAACTCCGCGATCGTTCAGGATTATTTGCAGAGAAGACAGGAATATAACTCGGACAGGCTCACTAAAGAATTCCAATGGAAGCCTATGCCGATCAAAAAATCACTACAAGAGACAGTTGACTGGATGTTGTCCTCTTCAGTATAG
- a CDS encoding DUF1993 domain-containing protein, which translates to MQHISMYELTNTQFIKVLGNLTRFIEKGEAYAGSKKFDVEVLLNSRLAPDQFHFIRQVQSSCDTAKLGASRLTGKQAPVHEDTEKTLSEIKFRIEDVIRFLRTFTEADYNEAASNKISLPRWEGKFLSGAEYAIHHMIPNFYFHITTAYDILRHNGVDVGKRDYLGELPLRN; encoded by the coding sequence ATGCAACATATTTCGATGTACGAACTCACCAATACTCAGTTTATAAAAGTCCTTGGAAACCTAACACGCTTCATTGAAAAAGGAGAAGCTTACGCTGGATCGAAAAAGTTTGATGTGGAAGTTTTGTTGAATTCGAGGCTCGCCCCCGATCAATTCCATTTTATTCGGCAAGTGCAGAGTTCTTGTGATACGGCTAAACTTGGCGCATCTAGGCTGACCGGAAAGCAAGCTCCCGTGCATGAGGATACGGAAAAGACCTTGTCGGAGATCAAATTTAGGATCGAGGATGTGATCCGTTTCCTAAGAACTTTCACCGAAGCGGATTACAACGAAGCAGCTTCGAATAAGATTTCCTTGCCTCGCTGGGAAGGTAAGTTTTTGTCCGGGGCGGAGTATGCGATCCATCATATGATCCCTAATTTCTATTTTCATATTACGACTGCATACGATATTCTTCGTCATAACGGCGTGGATGTCGGGAAGAGAGATTATCTGGGAGAACTTCCCTTAAGGAATTAG
- a CDS encoding AraC family transcriptional regulator has product MDWIHSILLGFIEFSTGAAFLYSILEISRKSPANRTLVIILLLTGAILMRYRWYLQGDLLEIPYLFFFLYTSIVLVGPLLYTYIDSYLQEPEAGNIEKPKKTFFRKYWYHFLIVLIFGIFEVIFFSQEPNKLRSEVLAGTSTFRLDLVHIATFIACLQVSFYSLLCLHLYHQVSRSYEIYELKLIWLILLLPVVANILIGSAFFLKDRLGFELGTSLIGAAVILLFVVRERHPGFFQEITEVIENSKYQNTPLLDSEIRSAGEKIKDLLEKQYIYRDSELRLVDLAAGLGLNLHQTSRYLNEVHKMNFYELINKYRVEEACKLLTGEPERSVLDIGFSVGFNSKSTFNSQFVKAKGLSPALYRKKNLPA; this is encoded by the coding sequence ATGGACTGGATTCACTCGATTCTACTTGGTTTTATTGAATTTAGCACAGGTGCAGCATTTCTATATTCTATCCTGGAGATCTCCCGAAAATCCCCCGCAAATCGGACCTTGGTGATCATCCTCCTACTTACCGGAGCGATCCTGATGCGCTACCGTTGGTATCTGCAAGGAGATCTATTAGAAATTCCTTATCTATTCTTCTTCCTGTATACGAGTATCGTTCTTGTCGGCCCTCTATTGTATACCTACATCGATTCCTATCTGCAAGAACCGGAAGCGGGAAATATCGAAAAACCGAAAAAGACCTTTTTCAGGAAATACTGGTATCACTTTCTGATTGTTCTTATTTTTGGGATCTTCGAAGTGATCTTCTTCTCACAGGAACCGAACAAACTTAGATCGGAGGTCCTTGCCGGAACCTCTACGTTTCGCTTGGATCTAGTCCATATAGCCACATTCATCGCTTGCCTGCAGGTTTCTTTCTATTCCCTACTCTGTCTTCATCTTTACCATCAGGTGAGCAGATCCTACGAGATCTACGAACTGAAATTGATTTGGCTTATACTTCTTCTTCCGGTTGTGGCAAACATTCTCATAGGATCCGCCTTTTTCCTAAAGGATCGCTTAGGATTCGAATTAGGGACGTCCCTCATCGGAGCCGCAGTGATCCTTCTTTTCGTAGTCAGAGAAAGACATCCCGGTTTCTTCCAAGAGATTACCGAAGTCATAGAAAACTCGAAGTATCAAAACACTCCCCTACTTGACTCGGAGATCAGATCCGCGGGAGAGAAAATAAAAGATTTATTAGAAAAACAATATATATATAGGGACAGTGAATTAAGGCTCGTAGATCTTGCGGCAGGATTAGGATTGAATCTTCACCAAACTTCTCGATACCTGAACGAAGTACACAAGATGAATTTTTACGAGCTGATCAACAAATACAGAGTAGAAGAAGCCTGCAAATTACTTACAGGAGAACCGGAAAGATCAGTGCTGGATATAGGCTTCTCCGTAGGCTTTAATTCCAAATCCACTTTCAATTCCCAGTTCGTAAAGGCCAAGGGACTCTCTCCCGCTTTATATAGGAAAAAGAATCTCCCTGCATAA